Part of the Vicinamibacterales bacterium genome, GCGAGGTGCTGCCACTCGCGGGCGGTCAGCCAGATGGCGTGCGCGAAGAGGCTGCGCGGCGTGACGAGCCCCGCGTTCTCGTACACCTCGAGGTACTCCTCCCCGAACCGCTCGCGCACCGCCTGGCACTCGGGCTGCTGCTCGGAAAGGTGGGTCTGAATCGGCAACTGCTTCTCGCGCGCCAGCGTGCCGCACCCCTCGAGGAGTTCCCGGGTGCAGGACAGCGCAAAGCGCGGCGTAACCGCAAACCGGAGCCTGGGACGATCGAGCTGCGCGAGTGCGTACGCCTCGTCGAGCACGCGCTTTGTCGTCACGCTCCGGTACGCGCCTTCGTCCATGAGCGGCGGGCCGATCCACGCGTGGATGCCCACCTCCTCTGCGGCATCGAAGCAGGCCTCCACCGAGTCGGGCCACGCCGACGTGTAGAGCGCGGCGGTCGTCGTGCCCTGCACGAGCATCTCGTGCATGAAGTTCCGGGACAGGATACGCGCGCGCTCGCCGCGGAACCGGCGCTCGAGGGGGAACGTCCACTTGCGCAGCCACTCGAGCAGGCTCTCGGGGTGGACGCCGCAGACAGGGAGCTGCGGAACGTGCGCGTGCGTGTCGACGAGGCCGGGAAAGACGATGTGCGGCCGGAGATCGGTGCAGTGGCGTGGTGCCGCCTTGCTGGGCCGCTTCCACGGTCCGGCGTGCAGGATCAAGCCGTCCTGCACATCGAGACGGCCGTCGTTCCAGTCCGCCCAGCCCGACTCGCCGACCGGCGTCAGGATGTGAGCCCGGTAGGTGGTCACAGGAGCCTGCGGTTGGCGGCTGGCCGCGGGCGTTTGGCGTTGCGACTGTGGGGTCATGCGGTTTCGTTCCAGAAGGCGCGCAGGAGATTGCACGCGACGCGGCGGCGGTACGCCGCGGTCGATCGGATGTCGTCGATTGGATGGATCTCGGTCAGCAGCGCGGCTGTCGCCTCGTCGAGCGATCCCCCGGAGGCGAGAATGTCCTCAGTCTGCGGTACGCGGACGACGGTTGGCGCAACGCTGCCGAAGGCGATGCGCGGCTTCGGCGCACGCACGGCGGCGATGACGACCTTGGAGATCGCCTGCGCGGCGCGCGTCCCGACCTTTCGGAAGTACTGCCGCCCGGCGACGGGCGCGACTTCGACCGCTGCGATGAGTTCGTCCGGGCGCCTCACGCTCGCGCGATATCCGGTGTAGAACTCGTGGAACGGCACGCGTCGGACGCCGGACGCGCTCCGCAGCACGAGCACGGCATCGACCGCGGCGAGCACGGGCAGGGTGTCGCCGGCGGGTGAGGCGTTGGCGATGTTGCCGCCGATCGTGCCCCGGTTCTGGATCTGCACGGCGCCGACTTCGCGAGCGGCTGCGACGAGCGACGGGAGCCGTCGGCGCACGAGCGGCGAGCGGATGAGATCGCTGAAGGTCGTGAGCGCGCCGATCGAGAGCACCGTGCCGTTGACGGTGATCCCACGAAGCGCGTCGAGTCCCCACAGGTTCAGGAAACGGGTGCCGGGTCGCGTCCCGGCATTGAGGAGGACGTAGACGTCGGTGCACCCCGCGAGCGGCACGATCGGCTGACCGTCACGCATCACCTCGAGCGCGTGTTTCAGCGACCGCGGCTCGACGAGCTCGAGCGAAGAGATGGCGGGATGCATCGCTACGCCTTCCCCTTCGACTCGCTCCGGGCAGGCCGCCTGGCCGCCTTTCCGCCCTTCTTCCGTCCCGCCTCGATCGCCCTGTAGATGCCGGTGTATCCGGTGCACCGGCAGATGTTGCCCGCGAGTCCGATACGGACGTCCTCGAGCGAGGCGTTCGGCGGCAGCGCCGCCGCCGCCATGATCATGCCCGGCGTGCAGATGCCGCACTGCGTGCCGCCCTCGACGACGAATGCGTCCTGGAGGGGATGCCGTCCGTCGAGCCCCTCGATGGTCAGTACCGTCCGGCCGCGCACCTGGCCGAACGGCACGAGGCACGCGTTGACCGCGACGCCGTCGAGCAGGACCGTGCAGGCGCCGCACTCGCCCTCGCCGCAGCCCTCCTTCGTGCCCGTGAGGCCGCAGTCCTCCCGCAACACATCGAGCAGCCGCCTCATCGGGTGCGCCCGCACGTCGAGGTGTCTTCCGTTCAGCACGAATCGCACGATATCCTCCCGGACAACCCTTCCCTGGCGCCGCGCCTCAGTGCCCACGCTTTGCACGGGCGAGACGCCCGTGCCACTCAGTGTCCGCCCGGTCGGTCGCGCTTGCGTCCATGATCCGTTCCGGTGTCAACGGCAGCGAGCGCACGTCGAATCCCAGATGTCGCACGGCGTTCGCAATCGCCGGTGGAGCCCCGTCGAAGGGTAGTTCGCCAACCCCCTTCGCGCCGAACGGGCCGTGCCGATACGGGTTCTCGACGATCACCACGTCGATTCGCGGCGTATCGATCGTCGTCGGCACCATGTAGTTGGTCAGTTGCGCGTTCGCCATTCGCCCGTCGCGCATCACGACCTCTTCGAGGAGCGCGTAGCCCATGCCTTGCGCGCTGCCGCCCTCGATCTGCCCCGCGAGCAACGTGGGGTTCAGTGCCCGGCCGATCTCCTGGACCGCCGTGAAGTGCACCGGGCGGATCTCGTAGGTCACCGGATCGAACTCGACTTCGGCGACGTCGCACGCCCACGCATACGTGCCGTACGCGTCGCCGCGATACGTCTCTTCGTCGAAGGCGGCCGCGGATGGCGCCTCGTATTGCCTCGTCACGACGAGCGGACCATGGCGGCGGAGATACTCGAGCGGCGTCAGGTGTCCGAGTTTCTCCTTCATCTCCTCGGCGCAGCGCTGCAGCAGTCCGCCGACGACCATCGATGTCCGCGACGCGACGGTCGGTCCGCTGTCCGGCACGTGCGCCGTGTCGGCACGAGCCACCTCCACCGCGTCGTACGGCAGCCCCAGCGTATCGGCGACGATCTGCGCGTGCACCGTGCGCGCACCCTGCCCGATCTCCGCGCTCGCGACCAGCACTCGCGCACCCCGCTCGGTCAGCTCGAGGGAGGCCTTCGACGCGAGCCGCACTTCGCCTGCTCCGGTGAACCCGGCACCGTGGAAGAACAGCGCAAGGCCGAGTCCGCGGTTCGTCCCACCTAACTCGCGCCGCCGCCGCTTGAAGTCGGTCCGCTTCACCGCTTCGCGCAGCACCGCCAGCGCGCTCGTGTCCTTGCCCAGCACCTGGCCGGTCGCCGTCGTGTCGCCCGCCCGCAAGGCGTTCACTTCGCGCAGTTTCACCGGATCGAGACCAAGCGTCTCGGCGATGCGCTCCATCTGCACTTCGGCGGCGAACTGTGTCTGCGGCGCCCCGAAGCCACGGAATGCCCCGTTCGGCGGCGTGTTCGTCATGACGATGCGCCCGTTCACGCGGACATTGTCACAGCGATACGGGCCCGACGCGTGGATGACGCCGCGCGACAACACCACCGGGCTGAGCGTCACGTACGCGCCGGCGTCGAGGACGACATCCACGTCGATGGCGGTGAGGCGTCCGTCCTTCATGACGCCGCTCTTGTAGCGGACGATGGCCGGGTGGCGCTTGGTGGTCGCGACCATGTCCTCTGCACGGTCGTACACGATCTTCACCGGCCTGCCGGACTTCAGCGCCAGCAGGCAGGCGTGAGCGGCGATGATCGACGGATATTCTTCCTTGCCGCCAAAGCCTCCGCCGGTCTCGGCCTGCACGACGCGCAGTTTCTCGGCTGGCAGCGCGAGGACGACGTGGAGCGCCTTCTGCACGTAGTAGGGGCACTGCAACGAGCCGTAGAGCGTCACCCCGCCGTTCTCCGGCACGGCAATCACCCCGTTCGGCTCGATGTAGGCGTGCTCCTGGTGCCCGACGCGGTACTCGCCCTCGACGATGACGTCCGCCCGCGCGAAGCCGGCGTCGATGTCGCCCTTGTTGATCGCGATCGCCTTGAAGGTCGTCGGCGACAGGAGGGGATCGAGCACCGGATCAGCGGGCTCGTATTCGATGGCCACCTCGGCAGCCTGGAGGATCTCGCGGTCCGCGTGCGCCAGCAGGACGATCGGTTCGGCAAAGTGCCGCACGTCGCGTTCGACCAGACACGGCTGATCCTCGACGATCAGCGCGACGAGATTCCGCCCCGGGATATCCCGGTGATCGACGATCGTGAAGCCGGCGTGGTCGAAGTTGTGGCAAACCGACGCCACACGCCCGCACGGGATGGTGGACCGCACGGTACGGCCGTAGATCATCCCCGGGAAGTTCAGGTCGTCGACGTATTTCGCGGCGCCGGTCACCTTGTCGAGACCATCGCGGCGCGGGACACTGCGGCCGACCACGTGCATGACGCTCCGGGAGTGATTTCCCACTCGCTGCCTCCGCCGCCCTACATCGACATCGGTTCCCGCCGCACGAACCGCCCTCGGCCCGCGCGGCCGACGAACTGTCCGCGCTCCACGATCACCTCGCCGCGCGACAGCACCATCTCGATCGCGCCCCGCGTCAGCCGGCCTTCGTACGGGTTGTAGTCCACGCGCATATGGTGCGTCGAGGCGGAGATGGCCGTCGTTCCGGCCGGGTCGAACAGGACGATATCCGCGTCGGCGTCCGGGGCGAGCGCACCCTTTCGCGGAGAGAGACCGAACAACCTGGCGGGTGCGGTCGCCGTGACGTCCACGAACCGCTCGACCGAAAGACGTCCCGCTGCCACGCCGCCATCATAAATCAGGTTCAGGCGAGGTTCGATGCCCGGCGCGCCGTTCGGGATCTTCGAGAAGTCGTGGCGGCCGCCGGCCTTGTCGCTCAGCCGGAAGGGGCAGTGGTCCGTGGCGACCACCTGAAGGTCGCCGACCGCAAGGCCGCGCCACAGCGACGCCTGCATGGCGGCCGGTCGCAGCGGTGGACTCATGACGTACTTCGCCCCATCGAAGCCCCGGGCATCGTACGCGTCCTCCGACAGGACGAGATACTGTGGGCACGTTTCCGCGTACACCGGCCGTCCGCGGCGGCGCGCCGCGGCAACTTCCTCGAGCGCGCCCGACGTCGAGAGGTGCACGATGTAGACGGGTGCGGCTGCCGCTTCGGCCAGCGCGATGGCGCGGTGCACGGCC contains:
- a CDS encoding xanthine dehydrogenase family protein molybdopterin-binding subunit; the encoded protein is MGNHSRSVMHVVGRSVPRRDGLDKVTGAAKYVDDLNFPGMIYGRTVRSTIPCGRVASVCHNFDHAGFTIVDHRDIPGRNLVALIVEDQPCLVERDVRHFAEPIVLLAHADREILQAAEVAIEYEPADPVLDPLLSPTTFKAIAINKGDIDAGFARADVIVEGEYRVGHQEHAYIEPNGVIAVPENGGVTLYGSLQCPYYVQKALHVVLALPAEKLRVVQAETGGGFGGKEEYPSIIAAHACLLALKSGRPVKIVYDRAEDMVATTKRHPAIVRYKSGVMKDGRLTAIDVDVVLDAGAYVTLSPVVLSRGVIHASGPYRCDNVRVNGRIVMTNTPPNGAFRGFGAPQTQFAAEVQMERIAETLGLDPVKLREVNALRAGDTTATGQVLGKDTSALAVLREAVKRTDFKRRRRELGGTNRGLGLALFFHGAGFTGAGEVRLASKASLELTERGARVLVASAEIGQGARTVHAQIVADTLGLPYDAVEVARADTAHVPDSGPTVASRTSMVVGGLLQRCAEEMKEKLGHLTPLEYLRRHGPLVVTRQYEAPSAAAFDEETYRGDAYGTYAWACDVAEVEFDPVTYEIRPVHFTAVQEIGRALNPTLLAGQIEGGSAQGMGYALLEEVVMRDGRMANAQLTNYMVPTTIDTPRIDVVIVENPYRHGPFGAKGVGELPFDGAPPAIANAVRHLGFDVRSLPLTPERIMDASATDRADTEWHGRLARAKRGH
- the hydA gene encoding dihydropyrimidinase, with the protein product MRTLIRDGTIVNADGRQEADLLVVDEAIREIGPGLRGPADRVIEASGRLVLPGAVDVHTHLDLPLGAIRTADDFESGTIAAACGGTTTIIDYATQEKGGSLREALDTWMARATGRAVVDFGFHMCISDLRPEVEAEMGGIVADGVPSFKLFMAYPGRLMLDDGQIFRVLRSTAALGGLVCVHAENGAVIDVLVREALAAGHTGPRFHASTRPPILEAEAVHRAIALAEAAAAPVYIVHLSTSGALEEVAAARRRGRPVYAETCPQYLVLSEDAYDARGFDGAKYVMSPPLRPAAMQASLWRGLAVGDLQVVATDHCPFRLSDKAGGRHDFSKIPNGAPGIEPRLNLIYDGGVAAGRLSVERFVDVTATAPARLFGLSPRKGALAPDADADIVLFDPAGTTAISASTHHMRVDYNPYEGRLTRGAIEMVLSRGEVIVERGQFVGRAGRGRFVRREPMSM
- a CDS encoding xanthine dehydrogenase family protein subunit M, with translation MHPAISSLELVEPRSLKHALEVMRDGQPIVPLAGCTDVYVLLNAGTRPGTRFLNLWGLDALRGITVNGTVLSIGALTTFSDLIRSPLVRRRLPSLVAAAREVGAVQIQNRGTIGGNIANASPAGDTLPVLAAVDAVLVLRSASGVRRVPFHEFYTGYRASVRRPDELIAAVEVAPVAGRQYFRKVGTRAAQAISKVVIAAVRAPKPRIAFGSVAPTVVRVPQTEDILASGGSLDEATAALLTEIHPIDDIRSTAAYRRRVACNLLRAFWNETA
- a CDS encoding amidohydrolase family protein, with the protein product MTPQSQRQTPAASRQPQAPVTTYRAHILTPVGESGWADWNDGRLDVQDGLILHAGPWKRPSKAAPRHCTDLRPHIVFPGLVDTHAHVPQLPVCGVHPESLLEWLRKWTFPLERRFRGERARILSRNFMHEMLVQGTTTAALYTSAWPDSVEACFDAAEEVGIHAWIGPPLMDEGAYRSVTTKRVLDEAYALAQLDRPRLRFAVTPRFALSCTRELLEGCGTLAREKQLPIQTHLSEQQPECQAVRERFGEEYLEVYENAGLVTPRSLFAHAIWLTAREWQHLAPCAIAHCPTSNVFLGSGVMNWQRAQVARVGLGSDVGAGPDLSVFRVARMSWTVHLLDGHAPSPAELLRTATVGGAKALGFDDVGSLEKGKAADFIVLDARHIVPAGAPTTESTDDLLSRILHRAGRSAVRQVYVSGLLRHQRA
- a CDS encoding (2Fe-2S)-binding protein, yielding MRFVLNGRHLDVRAHPMRRLLDVLREDCGLTGTKEGCGEGECGACTVLLDGVAVNACLVPFGQVRGRTVLTIEGLDGRHPLQDAFVVEGGTQCGICTPGMIMAAAALPPNASLEDVRIGLAGNICRCTGYTGIYRAIEAGRKKGGKAARRPARSESKGKA